A part of Halobacillus shinanisalinarum genomic DNA contains:
- a CDS encoding cytochrome (ubi)quinol oxidase subunit III — protein MSNEDVLNPKQMPHEPEKATLEGKNKFIGFWFFLGGETVLFASLFGTYLALNGSTMGENTPEHLFGLELVFIMTMLLLTSSLTSVYAMYHMKNNDFGKMQLWLGITVLLGLAFLGCEIYEFMHYVHEYEFTFQSSAFGSAFYTLVGFHGGHVLFGLSWFTALMIRNSKRGLNLYNAPKFYIASLYWHFIDVVWVFIFTVVYLMGKVG, from the coding sequence ATGAGTAATGAGGATGTATTGAATCCTAAACAAATGCCACATGAGCCGGAAAAAGCCACCCTTGAAGGAAAAAATAAATTTATTGGCTTTTGGTTCTTTCTAGGCGGTGAAACCGTACTGTTTGCAAGTTTATTTGGTACGTATCTTGCATTAAATGGTTCAACAATGGGGGAGAATACTCCCGAGCACTTATTTGGCTTAGAGCTAGTGTTCATAATGACGATGCTCCTGCTTACGAGTTCTCTAACAAGTGTGTATGCCATGTACCACATGAAAAATAACGACTTTGGTAAAATGCAGCTATGGCTCGGGATTACAGTATTATTAGGCTTAGCGTTCTTGGGTTGTGAAATTTATGAGTTCATGCATTATGTACATGAATATGAATTTACATTTCAATCTTCAGCCTTTGGGTCTGCTTTCTATACTTTAGTTGGCTTCCACGGTGGCCACGTCCTATTTGGGTTATCTTGGTTTACTGCACTAATGATCCGAAATTCAAAACGTGGACTTAATCTTTACAACGCGCCAAAGTTTTATATTGCCAGTCTTTATTGGCACTTTATTGATGTTGTTTGGGTTTTTATCTTTACTGTCGTATATCTGATGGGAAAGGTGGGTTAA
- the ctaF gene encoding cytochrome c oxidase subunit IVB, which yields MANHSKSPSQQMDFEKKQNKEEMKQQLISFIMMILFTFVAFGMVLLEVNSYFLIPTLLLLAVVQVLFQLYYFMHMKNKGHDMVAVMMYSGIGVATLTIITFTTIIWW from the coding sequence ATGGCAAATCACTCAAAATCGCCTAGTCAACAAATGGACTTTGAGAAGAAGCAGAATAAAGAAGAAATGAAACAGCAACTCATAAGTTTCATTATGATGATTCTGTTCACGTTCGTTGCTTTTGGTATGGTTCTGTTGGAAGTTAACTCGTATTTCCTTATTCCTACACTGCTGTTATTAGCTGTGGTACAGGTGCTTTTCCAGTTATACTATTTTATGCACATGAAGAATAAAGGACATGATATGGTTGCTGTCATGATGTATAGTGGCATTGGTGTTGCAACGTTAACGATTATTACTTTTACCACTATTATTTGGTGGTGA